GGCCTTGCCGCGATATCGCGCTATCAACGCGGCAAAATTTATTTTACCCGGATAAAAATAATTGGTATTTTACCCGGGTAATAATTGAAACTGCTGCGAGGAGCCCTACCGTGCCCGACAACTTATCGCCCCTGCGCTGTACCGCCTTCAGCGGCCAGCGCTGCATTGCCAGTGGCAACCTGCGCGAGGTGGCGCACGCGGCTCATCGCGCTGCGCATGCACATCCCGAGTGCCCTATCCTGATCTTCGATGACTGCGATAGCCGCCCGGTGGAACTGGATCTGCGCGGCAGCGAAGCCGAGGTGCTGGCGCGCCTGCCGACGGTGGATGCGGACCAGCCGCCGCCGATCGAGAAACCCCGCGGCCGCGGTCGCCCCAAACTCGGCGTTGTGGCGCGGGAAGTGACGCTACTGCCACGGCATTGGGACTGGTTGAAAAGCCAGCCCGGCGGCGCCTCGGTGGCCCTGCGTAAACTGGTGGAGGAAGCGCGCCGCGCGAACCTCGGGCGCGACCGGCGCCGCGCGGCACAGGAATCCTGCTATCGCTTTATGACAGCGATCGCCGGGGATCTGCCGGGTTTTGAGGAGGCCACGCGGGCACTGTTCGCCGGCGAGCGAGCGCTGTTCGGCGCCGAGATCGCGGCCTGGCCCGAGGATATCCGCAGCCACTGCGAGCGGATCGCCGCCGACGCCTTTAGCAACCCGCGCACTGCCGATCGGCAGGGGGGACATAAATGAGGTACGACGGTTACCGCAGCCGCCCGACGAATCGCCGCTGGCGCCATTGCGCTGCCAGCGGCCGCGGGCACCGCAGCAGATTTAACCCCGGTCGTTAACCGAGGTGCACGAAATGTGCTTTCAGATAGCGGGTCTCGGCGATGGCCGGGTGCACCGGGTGGTCGGCGCCCTGGCTGCCACTGCTCAGCAGGCTGGCCGGGCGCTCCAGATGGCGCGCGGCACCGCGCACGCAATCGAGCAACTCGTCATCGCCGAGATGCATGGAGCAGGAAGCACTGACTAACAGGCCGTCCGGCGCCAGCAGGCGCATCGCCAGCTCGTTGATATGGCGGTAGGCGCCGAGGCCGGCCTTGTGATCCTTGCGCCGCTTGATAAACGCGGGCGGGTCCAGCACCACCACATCGAAGCGCTCGCCATCCGCCACCAGCGCCTTCATCACCTCCAGCGCCTTGCCGCGCCGGGTGTGCAGCCGCTCGCCGACACCATTGTGCGCGGCGTTGGCGCGACACCATTCCAGCGCCTGTTCCGACGCGTCGACACAGGTGACGTCCACCGCCCCGGAGGCCAGGGCCTGCACGCCCCAGCCGCCGGCGTAGGAGAACAGGTCGAGCACCCGGCGGCCGGCCACCCACTGGTTGAGGCGCGCGCGGTTGTCGCGGTGGTCGTAGAACCAGCCGGTTTTCTGCCCACTGTGCACCGGCGCCAGCAGTGGCACCCCGTTCTCCTCGAACGGCGCCATTTCCGGTACCTCGCCGTACACAACCTCGTTGACCGCCGGCAGCATCTCCACTGCGCGCCCCTGGTGGTCATTGCGCAGCAGTATGCCTTTGGGTTCCACCAGCGCCTTGAGACTGTCGATGACACTGCCGAGCAGACGCTCCATGCCCCAGTTGCTCACCTGTACCACCAGGTAGTTGCCAAACCGGTCGACCACCAGCCCCGGCAAGCCATCGGAGTCGCCGTATACCAGGCGGTAGCCGGGGAAGTCGAAGTAGCGATCGCGCAACCTCAATGCAGTATGTAAGCGCTCACTGATCGTTGCGTCGTCGAGAGCGCCGCCGCGGCTGATCAGGCGGCCGCAGATCAGCTGGCTCGGATTAATAAATGCAGTGCCGAGTAGCGTGCCGCGGCTGTCGAGGATCTCGCACTGGCTGCCGGCCTCGATACCTTTCAGCGGTGAGCGCTTGGTATCTACTTCATTGCTGTAGATCCACAGGTGGCCGCGCTTCAGGCGGCGCTCAGCGCCGCGGTTTAAAAACAGCTGTGACAAGGCACTTCTCCATTGGAAATTCGGGGTCCCGCAGAGCGGGGCGCTATTGTGCGTGCCGGCAGCGGCGGGTCAAGTGATGGCCGGCTTGAACCCACATTTTAATCGACCGGTCTGCCTCTGCCGGCCAGATGCGGAAGCGGGCACGAATCCCGCCACCGCCATGGCCGTTTTTGCTCCCCTTTTGTCATTTCTGCCACGGTCATAATGTGGAACACTGTGCCGATGAAGACCCCGTTCCCCGATCCCGCAACCGAACCGGTCCGCCGTGTGGCGATGGTGATCTACCCCGGTGCCCAGTGCCTGGATGTCACCGGCCCGCTGGAGGTATTCTCACTGGCCAACCGCCAGTTGCGCGAAAAAGGCCGCATCGACCGCGACGTCTACGAGATTCAACTGCTCGCCGCGGCGCCGGGCCCGGTTGCCACCTCTGCCGGCATCCGCCTCAGTGCCGATCGCGCCTTTGACGACGCGGACGAACTTCACACACTGTTGGTGTGCGGCGGCGAAGGCGGCGCCGTGGCGCTGCAGCAACAGAACGAAAAGCTGTGTCGCTGGTTACGCCAGCGCGCAGCGCAGGTGCAGCGCCTCGGTTCCATCTGCAACGGTGCGCTGTTGCTCGCCGGTGCCGGCCTGCTGGACGGCCGCCGCGCCGCGACCCACTGGATGGACGTCGATCTGCTCCGGGCCCACGAGCGCGTCGATGTAGATGCCGACGCCATCTTCGTGCGCGACGGCAATGTCTACAGTTCCGCCGGCATCACTGCCGGCATTGACCTCGCGCTGGCGCTGCTGGAAGAGGATTTCGGCCGCGCGCTGTCGCTGGCAGTGGCACGGCGCCTGGTTTTATACCTGAAACGGGACGGCGGCCAGCAACAGTACAGCGCCCATCTCTCCAGTCAGGTGGCCAGCGACCGCTTCGCCGAACTGGTGGAGTGGATCTACGCCAACCTGGCCCAACCCCTCGATGTCGACACGCTGGCCCGGCGGACCGCCATGAGCCCGCGCAATTTCGCCCGCCATTTTACCGTCGAGCTCGGCCAGACCCCGGCCAAGTTTGTCGAACGAGCTCGCGCGGAAAAGGCGCGCCAGCTGCTTGCCGAACAGAACCTGCCTCAGGCAAAAGTGGCCGCCTTGTGTGGCTTCCAATCCCAGGAACAATTGCGCCGCGCCTTTAAGCGCCAGCTCGGTGTTCTACCGGAAGACTATCGCAAGCGCTTCAACCGCTAGTGATGGAACTGGATGACGCGGGAACGGAAGATGCCACATTTACAGCTTGGTAATCGCCGGACTCATCAGGCTACGGTTGGGGAAATATTGAAATCAATGGGCTATTACGTGAAGAAATAGCACCTGTTAGTTGAAAAGCAAGAAGGATATAAAGGGTATGAAATGCATAAGGGAATATATTTTCGTGGCGCTGATTGCTGCGTCATCCGCGGCTGACGCCATTATTATTCGTGACGACATCAGCGATGATAAGTACCAAATACCGGCCTCTACGCTACCCGCACTGGCCGACTTTCCCGGTGAAGGTCACGGTGCGCTGATTTCTCCTCATTGGGTTGTCACTGCCGCGCATGTAGTTCATATGCGAAACATCCAGGAAATCACCATTAACGGCGCGCCACGAGAAGTTGAATCAGTTGTCGTTCACTCTGAATATAAGATGCCACCAAAGTCCCTTATCAAAGAGGCGCTAGCCTCTGGTGACGGGTCCCGGTTAAGGGCGTTTCTGGCATCGTGCGACGATATAGCCCTGATCAGATTAAAAGCGCCTGTTACGGATGTCCAACCAATCTCGCTTTATCGCGGCAGCGAAGAACTGGGCCGAACTGTAGAGCTAATCGGCAAGGGGGCCACCGGTAATGGCAAAGAGGGGGTGGCACCTCACAGCTCACATCGCACTACTTTACGGAGGGCCTTCAATGTCATATCTGGTGTTGATACGCGGTGGATTTCCTATACGTTTGATTCGCCAAAATCTGCCCTTCCACTCGAAGGCGCTGCAGGTGACGGAGATAGCGGAAGTCCCGTCCTGATCAGGGAAAAAGGCCAGTGGCAGCTTGCTGGCCTCGTGTCCTGGGATTCCAGTCCAAGAGACTTACGAACCTATCGCGGTCCAAATTACGGCGACGGCGGGAACAACGTTCGTATTTCTCATTATTTCGCCTGGATCGAAGGCACCATATCTGCCGCGGAACAGAAATCGATTCAGAACTCGGCGGCAGACTAGTTATTTGCTCAGGGGTAGCCGAATTAGCTGCGCGACCAGGCTGGGATGCCGGGAATGCAAATCGGCTCCCCGGGGAGCTGAGTGACGATACAGGATTTTCGGACCTGGGCTGCGCTTTTCATTGCTCGCCGGCTATTTCCCCCAGACGACTACCGCCTCTTCGGGTGCGAGATCTGAAAAAGCCACCCGCCCTGCCGAGAATAAGAAGCTGAAAAGATAACGAAAGGGAAATTTCTATGTCAGTAAAAAAGATACCCGTCTATCTCCTCGCGATTGTCACGGCATTGTTAGCCGCGGGCAGCGCCGCGGCGCCGCGCATCGATGTCGCCAGATTCGACGGCGCCGACAACCTGCAGCGGCCCGTCAATCTGGACGAGTGGATCTTTGTCGGCGCCATCGTCGGCCACGGCTATCCGGATGGCGACGCGCGTCATTTCAGCGCCGCCAGCCCGGGGCGTATCCAGGTCGTGCAGATGGAACCCGGTGCCTACCACTACCTGCAACAGCACGGCGAATACGCTGACGGGACCCTGCTGGCACTGTCGTTTTACGACACGCAGAAAAAGCCGGCACCAGTGGTCGACGGGGCGGTACAGGGCGCGCTGTCGAGTTTCGAGATTCACCTGCTGGACAAGCAAAAGTTTGCCGATCGCAGCGCCTTTTATGTTTTCTCCAATGATGCGTCCACTGCGCCGATGATTCCCGCCGGTAATAACTGTGTCGCCTGCCACCAGAAAGACGGCGCCTACGATGGTACTTTTGTGCAGTTTTACCCGGCACTGCGCGATCGCCTGCTGAAGCGCGCACTCGCGCACAAAACGGAATAGTGCGCTGTCCCCCGACTGATCGACGCCGCAAAGTGGCGAATTCAAGGATGATTCAATGGGGAGGGAGCGCCATGCGCGAGCTTTTTGCGGCATTTCCAGTGTGCGGATTTTTCGCTGTGTCCCGGGCAGCCGAACAATCCGACGGGGGCACTGATCGAGCGACTCGACGGCAGTCGTATCAGTGCGGCTGATTCGAGTGAAAAATTCGAATAGTGCCATCGCGCACCTGCGCTACAGGGCCTCACGGACCGTGCTTTTAATCCGCGCCATAGCGTTTACTTCCATGCCTTGGGTTATGTCGACCTCCCCAACAACGTACGCTGACCACGCAACCGATAGTAGCGCCCAGCAGCGCCCACTCGCACGACACCGAGGAAAAATGCGCGACCGCAGTAACCCCGGTGAGCTCTGTCGTGTTCAGTCGCCCCCTTTAAAAACTAATTAATTAGTTGACACTCTTGGCGCGGGCCCCTAAGGTTTAAAAACTAATGAATTAGTTGAATTGATCGAGAGTGTGATGGCCAGGAAAAAATCAGATCAGCTCACCGACGGTGAGCAGGCAATTATGGAAATTCTGTGGCAGCAGGGTGAATGCTCCGTCAAAGAAATCGCCGCCACCCTGTCGCGGGACAAGCCCACGGCCTACACCACCGTGCAGACCATGTGCAAAATCCTCGCGGAAAAGGGTTTTGCGGATTTCCGCAAGGAGGGGCGGGCCTTTGTCTACCGCGCCAGCATCAGTCGCGACGCCGCGCGCCAGAGTGCGCTGAAAAATCTGCTTAACCGATTTTTCGGCAGTTCCCCCGAATTGCTGGCGCAACACCTGCTTCGCGAAACGGATATCGAGCTGAAAGATCTCGAAGCGCTGCAGAAGAAAATTGACGACACCGACGAAACGGATTGAGCGGGAGCAGGGACGATGCTTTTCGAATTGAATCTATTCATCACTTTCATCGCCAGCCACTTGCTGCTCGGCGCGATGCTGATCCTGGTATTGCTCGCCGCGATCAAAGTCTGTCGAGTGCATACCGAGCTGCAAAGCTGGTTGTGGGCCACCGCGCTGCTGGTCTGCATTTCGGTGCCGTTCCTGTCGCTGGCGGGCGGCGATCAAATCGGGGCGTCGCTGCCACCGCCAACCCCGGCGGTGCACGCGGACGCCGTTGCGGTGGTGACAGATGCCAATCTGACAAAGCACGCGACGGTGTCGCCGACAAAAAATCAGTCTGAAGTGGCGGTCCCCGGCCGCTGGGTCAAGCAGGCGCGCCACGGTGTCTACCTGTTGCTGGGGCTGTGGCTGCTCGGTGCGCTGTGGCGACTCACCGCGCTGGCAATTTCCGTCCGGCACACGCGCGCGTTGATCCGCAGCGCCACTCTCTATCACGCCACTCCCTACCGCGTCGGTCCTTACCGCGCCACTTCCTACCGCGACAGTCTCCAGTCTGCGGTGACCTGTCCGTTACTGGTTTCCGCGCAGATCGCGGCACCGATGGCGGTCGGGCTGTGGCGGCCGGTGATATTGCTGCCCGCCACCTTTGTCGAAAATTTTACTGCCGAGCGCCTGCGGCCGATCGTGCTGCACGAATGGGCCCATATCCGGCGCCGGGACCTGTGGGTCGGTGCGCTGCAGGAATTTATCGCAGTCTTCTTCTGGTGGAGTCCGGTGCTGCGCATGATCAATCACCGGATGCATGTCTCGCGTGAACTGGCCTGCGATCTGCGTGCGGCGCAACTGTTGAACAGCGGCAAACGCTTCGCGCAGTCACTGCTCGATTGCGCTGAACTGCTGGTTACCCGCCAACAGGCGGCGCTGGGAATGAACCTGTTTCGTAAAAAGAAGGAACTAACCGAGAGGATTAATGCCGTGTTGAAATTCAAACCTGAAACCAAACCCGGGCAGCTGGCAACCTTAGCCGCCTGTGCACTGTGTGCCGCAGCGAGTCTGGCGGTGGCGCACGAATACGGACCGCGAATCAACCTGGTGGCAATGACCGGCCAGGGTCAATACGCATCAGGACTGACCCGCGCCGAGGGCGAACGGCTGATCGCAGTGGTGCGCGACGGTGACGTTACGGCGCTGCAGACCCTGTTGAACAACAACATCAATATCAACGCACCGGTGCTGGGTGAGGGCACCGCGCTGATCGAGGCAGTGCGGCAGGGCAACCGCCCGATGGTGGAGCTGCTGCTCAGTGCCGGCGCCGACGTCAACCTGCCATCGCCGGGTGACGGCAATCCGATGATCGCCGCGGCACAGCACAACCGACTCCAACTGGCCGAACTGCTGTTCCAGCGCGGCGCGAATCTGGACGCGGTGGTACCGCGGGACGGTTCGCCGCTGATCGTCGCGATCCGCTCCGGACACGAGCAGATGGCGGAACAGCTGCTCGCCTGGGGCGCCGATGCCAACCGCGCCGCCGAGCGCGACGGCAACCCGCTGATTGCGGCGGCGATGACCGGCAATCTGAAAATTGCCAGGCAATTGGTCCAGCGCGGCGCTGACGTCAACGGCATAGTGCCCAGAGACGAAACCCCGCTGATCAACGCTGCCAACCGCGGGCGCCTGCAGATGGTGAAGTTTCTGGTGGAGAACGGCGCTGACGTCAATCTCGGCGTGAAGACCAGCGGTGGCGAGTTCAGGACGCCACTGAATCGGGCCGCCAATGATCGGGTGCGCAATTATCTGCGCAGCGTCGGCGCCAGCGAATAGTCGCGCCACTTTCAACGGCGTAAATCAACGGAAAATAAACAAGGAAAAACCAAGATGGCAGGGAAGAAGTGGCTGCTGGGTATTGTGCTGGTTTGCGGAGTCTTCGGCTGGTACGCCTGGCCGGTGTACCAGTTCTTCGCCTACCACCAGGACAGTGTACCGATCGTGCCCTGGGGTTGGCTGCAGATACCGGCGCAGAACCCGCAGATGCAGCAGGTTTACGACCCCGCATTCGCTGCGCCCGGCCGCGCCTCGCTGCGGGCGCTGGCGGAACATCGCCGGCGCATCCAGTCGCCGGGCATCAGTGCCGCAGTGGCGCAATGCGGCAAAGTGGTATGGGCCGGCGCTGCTGGCTGGTCGGACATCGCGTCGCGAACGCCGGTGACACCGGAAACACGATTTCGCATCGGCAGTACCTCGAAGTCGCTGACCGCCACTGCGCTGGCGCGATTGGTGCAGAGCGGGGCAATGCAACTGGATGTACCTATTTCCAGTTATCTACCGGTGCTGCCCAATCCCGCGTGGAGAGATTTGACCGCGCGCCAGCTCGTTTCCCATATGGCGGGTTTACCCGAGTACAAGGAAACGCGAGACCTCGACGGACTCTACCAGATAATAGCAATGCGCAAGCACTACGATCGAATGCTGGATGCGCTGGAAGTTTTCGACGAAACGCCGTTGGTCAATAAACCCGGTACCGAGTTTCATTACACCACCTACGACACGGTGCTGCTCGGCGCCACCATGAGCGCTGTCGCAAAGGTGCCGTACCTGGATCTGATGCGTACACAGGTGTTCGAGCCGGCGGAAGTGAATGCCATCATCGTTTCCCCGGTCGGTGGTGAGCCCAAAAACAACGTCGCCACGCCCTACAAAAGTAACGATTTGCCTAGCATCCAGCAGCGATTGCGTCCGTGGCGCGATGTGGATCTGAGCCATCGGTTGCCCGGGGGTGGTTTCGCTTCGACATCGGTCGATCTGGTGAAATTCGGTAGTCTCTATTTCGACCATCAGTATCTGCACCCAGATGTCCGCGCGCAGTTCTGGACACCGCAGAAGACCACCGACGGTAAAATCAATCCACAGAACTATGCGCTTGGCTGGCGCATCTCCGAGTTGAAACTGGCGGGAATCGGAGCGGTGCGCGATATCAATCACGGCGGCGTGTCCCGCGGTGGCCAGAGCTGGCTGATGCTAATGCCGGATTACGAGATGGCGGTGGCCGTGAACATCAATCGTAATACCGATGTATTCTGGGATTTTGGCCGTGTTTCTGAGCAGATTGCGGCGGCGTTCATCCGGGCTGGCGCGGGCGCGCGTTGTGCGGAGGTGACCACCAGTTAGGCGTTGCGTAGGGATAATTGGGGGGCCGTTGTGCGAGCGGCCCTGATTGCGGGGCTATAGCAGGATAAATTCGGCAAACTGGGCCAGATCGTCGAATACCGCGGTTTGCGCCAGCGCGGGATCGGGGTTTTCGATCAGCTGGGTGAGCGTCTGCGCGCCGGCGCCGGTTTTTACCAGCACCGGTTTACAGCCCTTGGCCTGTGCCACCTGCAGGTCTTTGAGCTTGTCGCCCACCAGGTAGCAGTCGTGCAGGCTGGTATCGAACTCTGCCTCGATGGCATCGAGCAGACCGGTATTCGGTTTGCGGCAGCGGCAGTCGTCTTCGGGGCCGTGCGGGCAGTAGAAGATGGCGGCGATCTCGCCGCCGGCATCCTCCACCAGCGCGCGCATCTTGGCGTGCATGGCCTCCAGGTCGTCGAGGTCGAACAGGCCGCGCGCCAGGCCACTCTGGTTGGTGGCCACCACCAGCTGGTAGCCGGCGCGGCTGAGATCGGCGATGGCATCGATGCTGCCCGGGAGCGGAATCCACTCGTCGACATTCTTTACGTAGTCGGCGGAGTCGTGGTTAATGACCCCGTCCCGGTCCAGCACGATGATGCTCATAGGGTTTACTTCGCCGGTGCCAGCAGCGAAATATCCGCCACTTCGAGGAACAGCGCGCGCAGCTGCGCCAGCAATGCCAGGCGGTTGTTGCGCAGTGCCTCGTCATCGGCCATGACCATTACGTGGTCGAAAAAGCTGTCGACGGTTTCGCGCAGTCCGGCCAGCCCGGCCAGGCCCTCGGTATAGCGGGCCTCGTCGTAGAGCGGCTGCACCTGCTGCTGCGCGTCCTTGACCGCGGCGTACAGCTGCTTCTCGGCAGCTTCCTGCAGCAGGCTTTCGTCCACCTGGGTCGGTGCCGGGCCGTCGAGCTTGGCGAGGATATTGGACACGCGCTTGTTGGCGGCGGCCAGGGCCTCGGCCTCGGCCAGTTGGCTGAACGCATGCACCGCGTGCACGCGGTTGTCGATATCCAGCGGGCGCGACAGTTTGCGCGCGGCCACCGCCATGAAGACCTCGGTGGCGATACCCTGGTCTTCGTAGCGGGCGCGGAAGCGCTCGAGGATATAGTTCAGCGTCGCCTCGACCACACCGTTGTATTCACCCAGCGCGGTGCGCGGGTAGTTGTCGCGGGCCTTCGCCAGCAGGTCGCGCAGATCCAGGTCCAGCTGTTTCTCCACCAACAGGCGGATCACGCCGAGACTGGCGCGGCGCAGCGCGAACGGATCGCGCGAGCCGCTGGGCGGCTGGCCGATACCGAAAATACCCACCAAGGTGTCGAGGCGATCCGCCAGTGCGATGGTGGTGCCGGTGTCGCACTTCGGCAGTTCGTCGCCGGCGAACTTGGGCATGTACTGCTCGTACATGGCCTTGGCGACCTCTAAGGGTTCCTTGTCGTTTTCGGCGTAGTAGTAGCCGGCGATGCCCTGCATGTCGGCGAACTCGAACACCATCTCGGTGACCAGGTCGGATTTGCACAGCTTGGCGGCGCGCTCGGCC
This region of Microbulbifer sp. SAOS-129_SWC genomic DNA includes:
- a CDS encoding DUF2239 family protein; its protein translation is MPDNLSPLRCTAFSGQRCIASGNLREVAHAAHRAAHAHPECPILIFDDCDSRPVELDLRGSEAEVLARLPTVDADQPPPIEKPRGRGRPKLGVVAREVTLLPRHWDWLKSQPGGASVALRKLVEEARRANLGRDRRRAAQESCYRFMTAIAGDLPGFEEATRALFAGERALFGAEIAAWPEDIRSHCERIAADAFSNPRTADRQGGHK
- a CDS encoding class I SAM-dependent rRNA methyltransferase, which codes for MSQLFLNRGAERRLKRGHLWIYSNEVDTKRSPLKGIEAGSQCEILDSRGTLLGTAFINPSQLICGRLISRGGALDDATISERLHTALRLRDRYFDFPGYRLVYGDSDGLPGLVVDRFGNYLVVQVSNWGMERLLGSVIDSLKALVEPKGILLRNDHQGRAVEMLPAVNEVVYGEVPEMAPFEENGVPLLAPVHSGQKTGWFYDHRDNRARLNQWVAGRRVLDLFSYAGGWGVQALASGAVDVTCVDASEQALEWCRANAAHNGVGERLHTRRGKALEVMKALVADGERFDVVVLDPPAFIKRRKDHKAGLGAYRHINELAMRLLAPDGLLVSASCSMHLGDDELLDCVRGAARHLERPASLLSSGSQGADHPVHPAIAETRYLKAHFVHLG
- a CDS encoding GlxA family transcriptional regulator, producing MKTPFPDPATEPVRRVAMVIYPGAQCLDVTGPLEVFSLANRQLREKGRIDRDVYEIQLLAAAPGPVATSAGIRLSADRAFDDADELHTLLVCGGEGGAVALQQQNEKLCRWLRQRAAQVQRLGSICNGALLLAGAGLLDGRRAATHWMDVDLLRAHERVDVDADAIFVRDGNVYSSAGITAGIDLALALLEEDFGRALSLAVARRLVLYLKRDGGQQQYSAHLSSQVASDRFAELVEWIYANLAQPLDVDTLARRTAMSPRNFARHFTVELGQTPAKFVERARAEKARQLLAEQNLPQAKVAALCGFQSQEQLRRAFKRQLGVLPEDYRKRFNR
- a CDS encoding trypsin-like serine protease codes for the protein MKSKKDIKGMKCIREYIFVALIAASSAADAIIIRDDISDDKYQIPASTLPALADFPGEGHGALISPHWVVTAAHVVHMRNIQEITINGAPREVESVVVHSEYKMPPKSLIKEALASGDGSRLRAFLASCDDIALIRLKAPVTDVQPISLYRGSEELGRTVELIGKGATGNGKEGVAPHSSHRTTLRRAFNVISGVDTRWISYTFDSPKSALPLEGAAGDGDSGSPVLIREKGQWQLAGLVSWDSSPRDLRTYRGPNYGDGGNNVRISHYFAWIEGTISAAEQKSIQNSAAD
- a CDS encoding cytochrome P460 family protein; translated protein: MSVKKIPVYLLAIVTALLAAGSAAAPRIDVARFDGADNLQRPVNLDEWIFVGAIVGHGYPDGDARHFSAASPGRIQVVQMEPGAYHYLQQHGEYADGTLLALSFYDTQKKPAPVVDGAVQGALSSFEIHLLDKQKFADRSAFYVFSNDASTAPMIPAGNNCVACHQKDGAYDGTFVQFYPALRDRLLKRALAHKTE
- a CDS encoding BlaI/MecI/CopY family transcriptional regulator, with translation MARKKSDQLTDGEQAIMEILWQQGECSVKEIAATLSRDKPTAYTTVQTMCKILAEKGFADFRKEGRAFVYRASISRDAARQSALKNLLNRFFGSSPELLAQHLLRETDIELKDLEALQKKIDDTDETD
- a CDS encoding M56 family metallopeptidase, which encodes MLFELNLFITFIASHLLLGAMLILVLLAAIKVCRVHTELQSWLWATALLVCISVPFLSLAGGDQIGASLPPPTPAVHADAVAVVTDANLTKHATVSPTKNQSEVAVPGRWVKQARHGVYLLLGLWLLGALWRLTALAISVRHTRALIRSATLYHATPYRVGPYRATSYRDSLQSAVTCPLLVSAQIAAPMAVGLWRPVILLPATFVENFTAERLRPIVLHEWAHIRRRDLWVGALQEFIAVFFWWSPVLRMINHRMHVSRELACDLRAAQLLNSGKRFAQSLLDCAELLVTRQQAALGMNLFRKKKELTERINAVLKFKPETKPGQLATLAACALCAAASLAVAHEYGPRINLVAMTGQGQYASGLTRAEGERLIAVVRDGDVTALQTLLNNNININAPVLGEGTALIEAVRQGNRPMVELLLSAGADVNLPSPGDGNPMIAAAQHNRLQLAELLFQRGANLDAVVPRDGSPLIVAIRSGHEQMAEQLLAWGADANRAAERDGNPLIAAAMTGNLKIARQLVQRGADVNGIVPRDETPLINAANRGRLQMVKFLVENGADVNLGVKTSGGEFRTPLNRAANDRVRNYLRSVGASE
- a CDS encoding serine hydrolase domain-containing protein: MQQVYDPAFAAPGRASLRALAEHRRRIQSPGISAAVAQCGKVVWAGAAGWSDIASRTPVTPETRFRIGSTSKSLTATALARLVQSGAMQLDVPISSYLPVLPNPAWRDLTARQLVSHMAGLPEYKETRDLDGLYQIIAMRKHYDRMLDALEVFDETPLVNKPGTEFHYTTYDTVLLGATMSAVAKVPYLDLMRTQVFEPAEVNAIIVSPVGGEPKNNVATPYKSNDLPSIQQRLRPWRDVDLSHRLPGGGFASTSVDLVKFGSLYFDHQYLHPDVRAQFWTPQKTTDGKINPQNYALGWRISELKLAGIGAVRDINHGGVSRGGQSWLMLMPDYEMAVAVNINRNTDVFWDFGRVSEQIAAAFIRAGAGARCAEVTTS
- the gmhB gene encoding D-glycero-beta-D-manno-heptose 1,7-bisphosphate 7-phosphatase; translated protein: MSIIVLDRDGVINHDSADYVKNVDEWIPLPGSIDAIADLSRAGYQLVVATNQSGLARGLFDLDDLEAMHAKMRALVEDAGGEIAAIFYCPHGPEDDCRCRKPNTGLLDAIEAEFDTSLHDCYLVGDKLKDLQVAQAKGCKPVLVKTGAGAQTLTQLIENPDPALAQTAVFDDLAQFAEFILL